Proteins encoded by one window of Pseudanabaenaceae cyanobacterium SKYG29:
- a CDS encoding RNA methyltransferase has translation MSLRIVLVETQGALNLGAVARVMKNMGLDRLHLVNPLCSPYDSEAKQMAVHAQDVLAKAQIFPSLPAALTGCQRVLGTCGRSNNCLTCVSPPQGIAWLQGVGESALVFGAEDRGLSKEELQYCQGVITIPTVAAYPSLNLAQAVAICCYQWRLSQVDDPTPPPIVPAPVEAIEGLFSHLERVLLQIGYLYPHTAFARMQKFRKMVQRAQLTQEEVTMLRGILSQVQWAVEGNKTHA, from the coding sequence ATGTCCTTAAGAATTGTCCTGGTAGAGACCCAAGGCGCGTTAAATTTAGGGGCTGTTGCCAGAGTGATGAAAAATATGGGACTCGATCGGTTACATCTGGTCAATCCCCTGTGCAGTCCCTATGACTCAGAAGCTAAGCAAATGGCAGTCCACGCCCAGGATGTTCTCGCCAAGGCTCAGATTTTCCCCTCCCTGCCTGCAGCTCTTACAGGTTGCCAACGGGTATTAGGTACCTGTGGTCGCTCAAACAATTGTTTGACCTGTGTCAGCCCCCCCCAGGGTATAGCCTGGTTGCAAGGAGTAGGAGAAAGTGCCCTCGTGTTTGGCGCAGAAGACAGAGGACTGAGCAAGGAGGAACTACAGTACTGTCAAGGGGTAATCACCATTCCCACGGTGGCAGCCTACCCTTCCCTCAATCTCGCCCAAGCAGTGGCAATCTGTTGTTACCAATGGCGGCTGTCCCAGGTAGATGACCCCACCCCCCCACCGATCGTGCCTGCCCCCGTGGAAGCGATCGAGGGCTTGTTCAGTCACTTAGAACGGGTTTTATTGCAAATTGGCTACCTTTACCCCCATACTGCTTTTGCCCGCATGCAAAAATTCCGTAAAATGGTGCAGCGTGCGCAGTTAACCCAAGAGGAAGTGACGATGCTCAGGGGCATCCTCAGTCAGGTACAGTGGGCGGTAGAGGGGAATAAAACCCATGCGTAG
- the rfbB gene encoding dTDP-glucose 4,6-dehydratase has product METWLVTGGAGFIGGNFVLLARQKQWANIVNLDKLTYAGNLQTLQSLRNDRGHHFIQGDIGNRELVKYILEQFAITKIINFAAESHVDRSILAPDSFIQTNIVGTFHLLEVAKNYWQNLTPAAQDNFRFLHVSTDEVYGSLSFTDPPFTEETPYAPNSPYSASKAAADHLVRSFHHTYKLPTLTTNCSNNYGPYQFPEKLIPLTILNAYENKPIPVYGKGENVRDWLYVTDHCEAIYQVLTQGRPGETYNIGGESEKPNLEVVTTICTILDEIDPQPTSRTSLITFVKDRPGHDLRYAINCSKIKTQLGWQPQENFASGIRKTIEWYLNNLAWVNGVRSGAYRQWLKQNYDDR; this is encoded by the coding sequence ATGGAGACTTGGTTGGTCACAGGGGGAGCGGGTTTTATTGGTGGTAACTTTGTGCTACTAGCCAGGCAGAAACAGTGGGCAAATATTGTCAATCTCGACAAACTAACCTATGCAGGTAATCTACAAACATTGCAGTCCTTGCGTAACGATCGGGGTCATCATTTCATCCAAGGGGACATCGGTAATCGGGAGTTAGTCAAATATATTCTGGAACAGTTTGCTATTACAAAAATTATCAATTTTGCAGCAGAAAGTCATGTCGATCGTTCTATTCTTGCCCCTGACAGCTTTATCCAGACAAACATTGTAGGCACTTTCCATCTGCTAGAGGTAGCAAAAAATTACTGGCAAAATCTAACCCCAGCCGCACAGGACAATTTTCGCTTCCTGCATGTTTCCACGGATGAAGTCTATGGTAGTTTGAGCTTTACTGACCCCCCTTTTACGGAAGAAACACCCTATGCCCCCAATAGCCCCTACAGTGCTTCTAAAGCCGCTGCTGACCACCTCGTACGATCGTTTCACCACACCTATAAATTGCCTACCCTCACCACTAACTGTTCTAACAACTATGGACCCTATCAATTCCCCGAAAAATTAATTCCCCTCACCATTCTCAATGCCTACGAAAATAAACCAATTCCTGTCTACGGCAAAGGGGAAAATGTGCGGGATTGGTTGTATGTAACTGACCACTGTGAAGCTATCTATCAAGTCCTCACCCAGGGTAGACCAGGGGAAACCTACAATATCGGCGGCGAAAGTGAAAAACCCAACCTAGAAGTGGTGACAACAATCTGCACTATCTTAGATGAAATTGACCCCCAACCCACTAGCCGTACCTCCCTCATTACCTTTGTCAAAGACCGCCCTGGCCACGACCTACGCTATGCTATCAACTGCAGCAAAATCAAAACCCAATTGGGCTGGCAACCCCAGGAGAATTTCGCCAGTGGCATCAGAAAAACGATCGAGTGGTACCTCAATAATTTAGCTTGGGTGAACGGCGTGCGATCGGGTGCCTATCGCCAGTGGCTAAAACAAAACTATGACGATCGCTAA
- a CDS encoding radical SAM protein translates to MKQPPVQDFIPPGHLNIMGLIHESAVNGPGRRAVVWVQGCQQACLGCFNPQSWEFVPNQIVPAPDLAAQILANPHNEGVTFSGGEPFWQAEALTELAKLLRAEGLSVMSFTGFTLEELRSPQAPPYSQALLDQLDILIDGPYVQSLAVNSPDSLVSSRNQRVHVFNPAFADRLDWASDQAEIHILKDGTRIITGFLGSLNLSAN, encoded by the coding sequence ATGAAACAACCACCTGTACAAGATTTTATTCCCCCTGGGCACCTCAACATTATGGGTTTGATCCACGAGTCGGCGGTGAATGGACCAGGGCGACGGGCGGTAGTGTGGGTACAGGGCTGTCAGCAAGCATGTCTCGGCTGTTTTAACCCCCAGTCCTGGGAGTTTGTCCCTAACCAGATTGTCCCTGCCCCTGACCTGGCAGCGCAAATTTTAGCTAATCCCCACAACGAAGGGGTAACATTTTCAGGGGGGGAACCCTTCTGGCAAGCAGAGGCACTGACGGAGTTAGCCAAGTTGTTGAGAGCTGAGGGCTTAAGTGTGATGTCCTTTACAGGCTTTACCCTGGAAGAATTGCGCTCCCCCCAGGCTCCCCCCTACAGCCAAGCCCTCCTAGACCAGTTGGACATATTGATCGATGGTCCCTATGTGCAATCCCTGGCGGTCAACTCCCCTGATTCCTTGGTTTCTTCCCGCAACCAAAGAGTCCACGTGTTTAACCCTGCCTTTGCCGATCGACTAGATTGGGCTTCCGACCAGGCGGAAATTCACATCCTTAAGGACGGCACGCGTATTATTACTGGTTTTCTTGGCTCCCTCAATCTGTCTGCCAACTAA
- a CDS encoding CGLD27 family protein — protein sequence MAVVLSSVSRSYCAIAGIMTNPVPPEQQPLNEFTALSESYFFAWGKAEGWRFWRVVLCIWLGWSVVAIPLAMASFDPHKQLGKFLSATGAGASIGLAFILLRLFLGWSYVYHRLNSDTILYEETGWYDGQIWQKSEVELAQHRLIANYQVLPILRRIRAVGLVVTVVLGVSLAGAIF from the coding sequence ATGGCAGTCGTGCTATCATCAGTCAGTAGGAGCTATTGTGCCATAGCGGGCATTATGACTAATCCCGTTCCCCCCGAACAACAACCCTTGAACGAGTTTACGGCACTTAGTGAATCCTATTTTTTCGCTTGGGGCAAGGCGGAGGGTTGGCGGTTTTGGCGAGTAGTGCTCTGCATCTGGTTGGGCTGGTCGGTGGTGGCTATTCCCCTGGCAATGGCGAGTTTTGATCCCCATAAGCAATTGGGTAAGTTCCTCAGTGCCACGGGAGCAGGGGCATCGATCGGTCTAGCTTTTATTCTGCTGCGCCTCTTTCTGGGCTGGAGTTATGTCTATCACCGCCTAAATAGTGACACCATTCTCTATGAAGAAACAGGCTGGTACGATGGACAAATCTGGCAAAAATCAGAGGTGGAACTGGCACAACATCGCCTAATTGCCAATTACCAAGTGTTGCCGATTTTGCGACGGATTCGTGCGGTGGGGTTAGTAGTGACAGTGGTGCTGGGGGTGAGTTTGGCAGGGGCGATTTTTTAG
- the coaD gene encoding pantetheine-phosphate adenylyltransferase, with protein sequence MIAVYPGSFDPITFGHLDIITRSSVLFDQVIVAVVRNPQKTPLFTLEERVEQIKDVVAHLPNVRVDSFTGLTVNYARLQGARVLIRGLRAVSDFELELQMAHINKTLAKEIETVFLTTKTEYSFLSSSVVKEIARLGGAIDHLVPPPIVAALECRYGIKSGMISG encoded by the coding sequence CTGATTGCTGTCTATCCTGGTAGCTTTGACCCCATCACCTTCGGGCACTTGGATATTATTACCCGATCGAGTGTTTTGTTTGACCAGGTGATCGTAGCGGTAGTACGCAATCCCCAGAAGACCCCCCTATTTACCCTAGAAGAACGAGTAGAGCAGATCAAGGACGTAGTGGCACACCTACCCAATGTTAGGGTTGATAGTTTTACAGGCTTGACAGTGAACTATGCCCGCCTGCAGGGAGCTAGGGTATTGATTCGGGGACTACGGGCGGTGTCGGATTTTGAGTTAGAGCTACAAATGGCGCATATCAACAAGACCCTCGCCAAAGAAATTGAAACTGTCTTTCTCACTACCAAAACGGAGTACAGCTTTTTGAGCAGCAGTGTCGTGAAAGAAATTGCCCGTCTAGGGGGAGCAATCGATCATCTCGTCCCCCCCCCGATCGTGGCTGCCCTGGAGTGCCGCTATGGCATCAAGTCTGGTATGATAAGTGGTTAA
- the queG gene encoding tRNA epoxyqueuosine(34) reductase QueG: MLTAQAVKDYALSLGFTKVGIAPATPGQEVERLRAWLDRGYHADMEWMRNPKRQDINQILPGVKSVISVALNYYTPHKHRNDRAKISRYGWGKDYHKVLGKKLKQLAQWIEAQTPCQTRYYVDTGPIMEKAWAERAGIGWIGKHSNLITKDYGSWVFLGEVLTTLDLEPDRPHTEHCGTCIRCIVACPTQAIVAPFVVDARKCIAYHTIENRAPILPPAIVENLQNWVAGCDICQDVCPWNRKFAKETTVAEFHPYPGNLNPDPTELAEMTDQEWEQKFNGSALKRIKPEQWRRNAKAIQTTDRL; encoded by the coding sequence ATGCTGACTGCCCAAGCCGTCAAAGACTATGCCCTTAGTCTAGGATTTACGAAAGTAGGAATCGCTCCTGCTACCCCTGGACAAGAAGTAGAAAGACTACGAGCCTGGCTCGATCGGGGTTATCATGCCGACATGGAGTGGATGCGCAATCCCAAGCGACAGGACATCAACCAAATACTCCCCGGTGTGAAATCAGTAATCAGCGTTGCCCTCAACTACTACACTCCCCACAAGCACAGAAACGATCGGGCGAAAATCTCCCGTTACGGCTGGGGCAAGGATTACCACAAAGTACTAGGCAAAAAACTCAAACAACTGGCACAGTGGATAGAAGCGCAAACCCCATGTCAAACCCGCTACTATGTTGACACAGGACCGATCATGGAAAAAGCCTGGGCAGAGCGGGCAGGCATTGGTTGGATTGGCAAACACAGCAACCTGATTACCAAAGACTACGGCTCCTGGGTATTCCTCGGTGAAGTCCTCACCACCCTAGACCTAGAACCCGATCGTCCCCACACTGAACACTGCGGCACCTGCATTCGCTGCATTGTTGCCTGTCCGACCCAAGCGATCGTTGCCCCTTTTGTTGTAGATGCCCGTAAATGTATTGCCTATCACACGATCGAGAATCGCGCCCCTATCCTCCCCCCCGCCATCGTGGAAAACCTGCAGAACTGGGTAGCAGGCTGTGACATCTGCCAGGATGTATGCCCCTGGAATCGCAAATTTGCCAAAGAGACAACAGTGGCAGAATTCCACCCCTATCCTGGCAACCTCAACCCTGACCCTACAGAACTAGCAGAAATGACAGACCAAGAATGGGAGCAAAAATTTAATGGCTCAGCCCTAAAGCGCATCAAACCAGAACAATGGCGGCGCAATGCCAAAGCAATTCAAACTACCGATCGGCTCTGA
- the aroA gene encoding 3-phosphoshikimate 1-carboxyvinyltransferase, which yields MVLHPRPYATQGKEITVPGDKSISHRALMLGSIAEGETIIRGLLLGEDPRSTAQCFSAMGAEISPLNSDLVRIKGIGLGNLQEPSNILDAGNSGTTLRLMLGILASHVGRFFAVTGDDSLRARPMMRVVDPLRRMGATIWGRENGAKAPLAVMGQKLHPIHYISPIASAQVKSAILLAGLLTSGETIVTEPEQSRDHSERMLKAFGADVRVDRDSHTVILKGGNRLRGQEVIVPGDISSAAFWLVAGSIVPNSEIVIKNVGVNPTRTGVLEVLRAMGANLTLENEREITGEPIADLRVKTAALKGCEIGGSIIPRLIDELPVLAIAAACAEGRTVIRDAEELRVKESDRIAATVQGLRAMGAEVIEHPDGMEIFGGRPLVGTTIDSYNDHRIAMSFAIAGLVAQKNPTEIEHADCVTVSYPSFIPTLQFLFGNSTDA from the coding sequence CTGGTGTTACATCCCCGTCCCTATGCCACCCAGGGCAAGGAAATCACTGTGCCAGGGGACAAGTCCATCTCCCATCGTGCTCTCATGTTAGGGTCAATTGCAGAAGGGGAAACAATTATTAGGGGATTGCTGCTCGGGGAAGACCCCCGCAGTACCGCCCAGTGTTTTAGTGCCATGGGAGCAGAAATTTCCCCCCTCAATAGTGACTTGGTGCGGATTAAAGGGATAGGTTTAGGGAATTTGCAGGAGCCTAGTAACATCCTTGATGCGGGTAACTCTGGCACAACTTTGCGGTTAATGTTGGGCATTCTAGCCAGTCACGTGGGGCGATTCTTTGCTGTTACTGGCGATGATTCCCTGCGGGCGCGTCCCATGATGCGGGTAGTCGATCCCCTGCGGCGGATGGGGGCAACAATCTGGGGACGGGAGAACGGGGCAAAAGCTCCTCTAGCCGTCATGGGGCAAAAACTCCACCCCATCCACTACATCTCCCCCATTGCCTCTGCCCAAGTCAAGTCGGCTATTTTGCTAGCAGGACTCCTCACCAGTGGGGAAACGATCGTTACGGAACCGGAGCAGTCCCGCGACCACAGCGAGCGGATGTTAAAGGCCTTTGGTGCCGATGTACGCGTCGATCGGGATAGTCACACAGTTATCCTCAAGGGGGGCAATCGCCTACGCGGTCAAGAAGTAATCGTACCGGGGGATATTAGTTCGGCAGCGTTTTGGTTAGTGGCAGGCTCGATCGTGCCCAACTCAGAAATTGTGATTAAAAATGTAGGAGTCAACCCAACCCGCACAGGAGTTTTGGAAGTCTTGCGGGCGATGGGAGCGAACCTCACCCTGGAAAACGAACGGGAAATCACAGGGGAACCGATCGCTGATTTACGGGTTAAAACTGCTGCCTTGAAGGGCTGTGAAATTGGCGGCAGTATTATTCCCCGCTTGATTGATGAATTGCCTGTGTTAGCAATAGCTGCTGCCTGTGCTGAAGGCAGGACAGTGATCAGAGATGCGGAAGAGCTGCGAGTTAAAGAAAGCGATCGGATTGCTGCCACCGTCCAGGGCTTAAGGGCAATGGGAGCAGAGGTCATTGAACATCCCGACGGCATGGAAATCTTTGGTGGCAGACCCCTAGTGGGCACAACGATCGATAGTTACAACGACCACCGCATCGCCATGAGTTTTGCCATAGCTGGTTTAGTAGCACAGAAAAATCCCACCGAGATTGAACACGCTGACTGCGTGACTGTTTCCTACCCCTCTTTCATACCTACCTTGCAATTCCTCTTTGGCAATAGTACCGATGCCTAA